Part of the Cercospora beticola chromosome 5, complete sequence genome is shown below.
TTCTTGGATTTCTgctgtggaggaggaagcgaGAGGTAGTAGACGGTACCGCCGACGGCAACGACGGTGACACCGGCGATGGTCCAGGCGGCGACCTTGTTGTCCTGATACCACGCGCTCACGCGGTCGAGAAAGGACGAGCTCGCCGTCTGCACAGCTTGTGCCGTCTCCTCGACTTTGGCTTGCGCCTGTTGTGCCGACGCCATGGTGGAAGGTCAGCCCGAGACGCGGTTTGGACGTGCGTAGGGCGTGGATGGCAGTGGATGGGATGGATGGATGCAGCGCGCGGCGCGATGAATTCGAAGTCAATGTCCGCTCGAACTTCGACGACCTCAAACAAGCTTACTCCCGAGACGCCCGACAGGCTGATGTCACAGCGCCGACCGCTCCACCAAATTCTGATGGAAGCTCTCGTCAAATGCCAGTGACCACTTCCACCGCAACCATGTCGATGACACGACCACGCCTTCAGCCGCTTGTGTCGTGCTCCCGCTGCTCCATGTATCGGCGGCATCTCCCTCGCGTGCGCCAGTACACGAATCTCTCCTGAGCAGCATTCAATGAGGGCCGGCTGCTCTGCTCGGGAGTCATCTTGCGTTCTGTGGTCTGAGCTCAGGTACCACATTGTATGACTGTCCGCGGCATACTCCTTGTgttcgagcaagaagaatCCTTCAGGACTCCCTACCATATACAGTCGTACATATTCTGCAAATGGCAAGATGAGCGGCCACTTCGGCGATACTCCTGCGCAAGGCATCGATGGTCGACCTTTCGACCCGCCTCAAGGCATAGATGGCGACGAGCCGTATGTCTACACAAGCATTCGCTACGACAGAAGGTTGCCACAGTCGGCAAAGAATACAGCAGCATCCTGCGGTACGGCATGCTCCTTCTACATGCTGGAACATCACTGGACAAGGCTACAAATCGCCAAGTGGAGTACCTTCTTTTTCGCCGACGATAGGCCTCGACCCAATTCAGGCGGTCCTACCGTACTGCTCAACACTCTCTCACGCGCCGTGAAGCAGTGGCATGAGCAACACCCTAATGAACAGCCGGAGGCGCTGAGGATAAAATTACGGATCTATGTTGGAGGCAGGATGACGACTGAAATCTTTCATCCGCTCAGACCGATCTCCATGGAATCCCTGTTTCCCAAGTCTTTCCCAGTCAAACCCAGCTTCCCCATCGAGTGGACAATTGTGCTTGACAAGGAGCCCACGGAGCCGTCCGAGGGCACAATGTACAAGACAAACGATCGATCTTCCTACGGCCgtgctcgagctgcagcacAGATCCTGACCTATCAAATCCCAAGAGAGGTGTTACTCTATACGCCTGAGAAGAATGTGCTCGATGGGTCGATTTGTACGCCATACTTCTTTCGCAACGGTCAGTGGGTCACACCAGAAGCATCAGCTGGTGGCCTGCAAGGCACGACGCGACGGTGGGCTCTGGAGCAGAAACTCTGCGTCGAGGGGGACGTATCGATCGATAGCTTCCAGGATGGAGAGACTGTGTGGCTCAGCAATGCCGTGCGAGGGTACTTTCCTGCAATGTTTAAGAAGTGATTTTCATCCATGAGCGCAGACGATGTGAGCCAATCTTGCGTTTGGGTACCGGCGCCACACCGCGGCCACCAATCTTGGACCCGTGGCCAGCTACCTCCTAATGCTACACAAGCCGCTCACTTCTTGGCAACAACGACAGCGCTCACGACCGGCAACACTCGTGTGCCTTTCCTTGAAGTCACTGTTCGTGCGGTTCGGCGATTCTAGGCTCGATGCCGTGGTCAGTGGACACCACTCATAGCATGCAGGGTTCTCGCATTCATCAGCGCTGCAAATGCATGCCACACGGCACAAGTTGTTTCGCCAAGCAACGCTAGATCCTTCAGAAGTCCACAAACAGAACCCGCGTGTTCGCTGCCTCCGCCTTGTTATAGACACTGAAATAGATGATGAAGTTTCCGCCAATCTGCGAAACACGTCAACACGACTAGAATccattcttcgtcctcaacCGTTCTTTGAAGAT
Proteins encoded:
- a CDS encoding uncharacterized protein (antiSMASH:Cluster_15); the protein is MSGHFGDTPAQGIDGRPFDPPQGIDGDEPYVYTSIRYDRRLPQSAKNTAASCGTACSFYMLEHHWTRLQIAKWSTFFFADDRPRPNSGGPTVLLNTLSRAVKQWHEQHPNEQPEALRIKLRIYVGGRMTTEIFHPLRPISMESLFPKSFPVKPSFPIEWTIVLDKEPTEPSEGTMYKTNDRSSYGRARAAAQILTYQIPREVLLYTPEKNVLDGSICTPYFFRNGQWVTPEASAGGLQGTTRRWALEQKLCVEGDVSIDSFQDGETVWLSNAVRGYFPAMFKK